Proteins encoded within one genomic window of Mycolicibacterium monacense:
- a CDS encoding nuclear transport factor 2 family protein: protein MSEQERNIEAVKKGYEAFSSGDIETVMSLFDDDVEWVQPGRSAVSGTFHGKDEIRAYLGKLAEKPLTVKLHRLIGEGDTVVALTELTLAGEHGTDADVFTLRDGKTVRVEVHGDTALMERVYGSKQAATAQ from the coding sequence ATGTCGGAACAAGAACGAAACATCGAGGCGGTCAAGAAGGGTTACGAGGCCTTCTCCTCCGGCGACATCGAGACTGTCATGAGCCTCTTCGACGACGACGTCGAGTGGGTGCAACCCGGCAGGAGCGCGGTCAGCGGCACGTTTCACGGTAAGGACGAGATCCGCGCCTATCTCGGCAAGCTGGCCGAGAAACCGTTGACGGTCAAGTTGCACCGGCTGATCGGCGAGGGTGACACGGTGGTCGCGCTGACCGAGCTGACGCTCGCCGGCGAGCATGGCACCGATGCGGACGTGTTCACGCTGCGCGACGGTAAGACCGTCCGCGTGGAGGTCCACGGCGACACCGCACTGATGGAACGGGTGTACGGGAGCAAGCAGGCCGCGACCGCACAGTGA
- a CDS encoding VOC family protein, with product MAIGGLTHVAVTVRDLEVSTPWYRALIGTEPVLDEHTDAGFHHVVWAFGDGTLFGIHQHDSPAGQVRFSEFAPGLDHVAFGCADRTELEQWVRRLDELGVSHGGIVDAGYGSGLSFRDPDGVALEFFAPPPR from the coding sequence ATGGCGATCGGCGGGCTCACCCACGTCGCGGTCACGGTGCGTGACCTCGAAGTCAGCACACCGTGGTACCGCGCACTCATCGGTACCGAGCCCGTCCTCGACGAACACACCGACGCCGGCTTCCACCACGTGGTGTGGGCATTCGGCGACGGCACGCTGTTCGGCATCCACCAGCACGACAGCCCCGCCGGACAGGTTCGCTTCAGCGAATTCGCCCCCGGACTCGACCATGTCGCCTTCGGCTGCGCCGATCGGACCGAACTCGAGCAGTGGGTACGCCGGCTGGACGAACTCGGCGTGTCCCACGGCGGCATCGTCGACGCCGGCTACGGGTCGGGGCTGAGTTTCCGCGATCCGGACGGGGTGGCGCTGGAGTTCTTCGCCCCGCCGCCGCGTTAA
- a CDS encoding nuclear transport factor 2 family protein, with the protein MSEQERNVEVVKKGYDAFAAGDIETVMSLFDDNIEWIHPGASAISGTYHGKGELGSYLEKLTSKPIEVRVHRLVAEGDTVVALTDVTVESEHSRDADVFTLRDGKTVRVEVYGDTALMERVYGKKQVSTT; encoded by the coding sequence ATGTCTGAGCAGGAACGCAATGTCGAGGTGGTCAAGAAGGGGTACGACGCCTTCGCAGCCGGTGACATCGAAACCGTGATGAGCCTCTTCGACGACAACATCGAGTGGATTCATCCCGGGGCGAGCGCGATCAGCGGCACGTACCACGGGAAGGGCGAACTCGGTTCGTACTTGGAGAAGTTGACGAGCAAGCCGATCGAGGTCCGGGTGCACCGCCTCGTCGCCGAAGGTGACACCGTGGTCGCGCTGACCGACGTCACCGTCGAGTCCGAGCACTCCCGGGATGCCGATGTGTTCACGCTGCGTGACGGCAAGACGGTGCGTGTCGAGGTCTACGGCGACACCGCGCTGATGGAACGCGTGTACGGCAAGAAGCAGGTCTCGACGACGTAA